The following proteins come from a genomic window of Alicyclobacillus dauci:
- a CDS encoding NAD(P)/FAD-dependent oxidoreductase codes for MTEEQAAVVEQVTDMLIIGGGPTGLFAAFYCGMRNASCKIIDSLPELGGQLATLYPEKFIFDVAGFPKIQARELVNQLIDQAMQNQPGIHLNEAVQSLVRREDGLFELHTDKSVHVGRAIIICAGIGAFTPRPLPAPTAAKYEGRGLDYYIDRIDKYRGKRVLVIGGGDSAVDYSLMLDEVAASVTLIHRRDQFRAHEESVRQLHESRVQIKTFYELAEVRGDNWIESAVIVNNQTKETQELEVDSIVSGLGFTASLGPIKEWGLEIEKNDIVVNSRMETNIPGVYAAGDVVTYPGKVKLIATGFGEAPTAVNNAKTYIDPKARLFPGHSTSMKQ; via the coding sequence ATGACGGAAGAGCAGGCTGCTGTAGTGGAACAAGTAACGGACATGCTTATTATAGGCGGAGGCCCAACGGGGCTTTTTGCGGCATTTTATTGTGGAATGCGAAATGCATCTTGCAAAATAATCGATAGTTTGCCGGAACTTGGCGGACAATTAGCCACACTCTACCCTGAGAAGTTTATTTTTGATGTGGCGGGATTCCCGAAGATTCAAGCTCGTGAATTGGTCAACCAACTGATCGATCAAGCGATGCAAAATCAACCTGGCATTCATTTAAATGAAGCCGTACAATCTCTTGTACGTCGGGAAGATGGACTGTTCGAATTACACACAGATAAGTCCGTTCACGTCGGACGTGCTATTATTATCTGTGCCGGCATCGGTGCGTTTACGCCGAGGCCCTTGCCAGCGCCAACGGCTGCAAAATATGAGGGGCGCGGTCTTGACTATTATATTGATCGAATTGACAAGTATCGGGGCAAACGTGTTCTGGTCATCGGTGGTGGCGATTCCGCTGTCGATTATTCGCTCATGCTGGACGAAGTGGCGGCCTCGGTTACGTTGATTCATCGACGTGACCAATTCCGCGCACACGAAGAGAGTGTTCGGCAGTTGCACGAATCTCGCGTTCAGATAAAGACATTTTACGAGTTGGCGGAGGTCCGCGGGGATAACTGGATCGAATCGGCCGTCATCGTTAATAATCAGACGAAAGAGACACAAGAACTCGAAGTGGATTCTATCGTCAGTGGTCTCGGATTCACTGCATCTCTCGGTCCAATCAAAGAATGGGGATTGGAAATCGAAAAGAACGATATTGTTGTGAACAGTCGGATGGAGACAAACATCCCTGGCGTCTATGCCGCGGGTGATGTCGTAACCTACCCAGGAAAAGTAAAGCTCATTGCAACGGGGTTTGGGGAAGCGCCAACTGCAGTAAACAATGCGAAAACGTATATTGATCCGAAGGCGCGCCTCTTCCCTGGGCACAGTACGAGCATGAAGCAGTAA
- a CDS encoding bifunctional 5,10-methylenetetrahydrofolate dehydrogenase/5,10-methenyltetrahydrofolate cyclohydrolase → MPRVLDGKVIAEQVRENLKDRIENLRSIGIQPKLVVVLVGDDAASASYVRSKQRMADKLGMAGDVRFLPVTVTQGELIREVEQLNADPTVDGILVQFPLPSHIDTEAVLAAVDPDKDVDGFHPYNVGRYATGSPVIWPCTTAGIYEILKRSDISIAGKTAVIVGRSQIVGWPTGQLLLTHNATVIQCHSKTEDLRKFTLQADILVVAVGQAGLIGADDVRSGATVIDVGINRVDGRLVGDVDFESVQEKAGAITPVPGGVGPLTVTMLMHNTIELATRRRGLEKWGR, encoded by the coding sequence ATGCCGCGGGTTCTTGATGGGAAAGTCATTGCCGAACAGGTCAGAGAGAATTTAAAAGACCGCATAGAAAACCTTCGATCTATCGGCATTCAACCAAAGTTGGTCGTTGTGTTGGTGGGAGATGACGCGGCTTCGGCAAGCTATGTTCGGAGTAAGCAACGTATGGCTGATAAACTCGGCATGGCCGGTGACGTACGATTTCTACCGGTGACCGTAACACAAGGAGAGCTAATTAGAGAGGTCGAACAACTCAATGCGGACCCTACGGTCGACGGGATATTGGTGCAGTTCCCACTTCCCTCGCATATTGATACGGAAGCTGTTCTAGCTGCTGTTGATCCGGACAAAGATGTGGATGGGTTTCATCCGTACAACGTCGGACGGTACGCGACCGGATCGCCTGTCATATGGCCCTGCACGACGGCGGGTATTTATGAAATCCTCAAACGAAGTGACATCTCGATTGCTGGCAAGACGGCTGTCATCGTGGGCCGCAGTCAAATTGTCGGATGGCCCACTGGGCAACTGTTGTTGACCCATAATGCGACGGTTATTCAATGTCATAGCAAAACGGAGGACCTCCGGAAATTCACTCTGCAGGCCGATATTTTAGTCGTCGCGGTCGGACAGGCTGGCTTAATTGGCGCAGACGATGTGAGGAGCGGAGCAACCGTCATTGACGTGGGAATCAATCGTGTCGATGGGCGTTTGGTTGGAGATGTCGATTTCGAATCGGTTCAGGAGAAAGCAGGCGCTATCACACCTGTGCCGGGCGGCGTGGGTCCTCTCACGGTGACCATGTTAATGCATAATACTATCGAACTTGCGACGCGGCGCCGAGGTTTGGAGAAATGGGGGAGATGA
- the xseA gene encoding exodeoxyribonuclease VII large subunit: MSTPMPNGVEAQVFTVTQLNRVIKERLESDPRLVQCHVSGEISNFKHHSSGHMYFTLKDEQSRIRAVMFAGRNRRLRFRPEDGMRVVCIGAIGVFDRDGQYQLYIDDMQPDGVGALYIRFEQLRNQLQAEGLFSPDRKRPLPPYPTRIGVVTSATGAVIRDIYTTIERRYPLSKIILAPAAVQGTEAAKTLVRGLRRLWSLQESVDVIIIGRGGGSLEELWPFNEEMVARAVAASPVPVVSAVGHETDVTICDFVADVRAATPTAAAELVAPHRQDIHYQLAQAVSRSYGAVTGKLKGHRQRLSDLRERPVLRQPARIIQVHRQSVDYMESRVRDGLVRPMRQATKQLADSERRLARVDLHRRLVTLRYRTQTLAQQSAQLTKRQIEQGGAKLDRQIAMLEAMNPLRVLRRGYSVVYDEGQNRIISSIKDLPPGKRIDVRVADGTVTAQVTTEKGVYSGGEQTKLDI; the protein is encoded by the coding sequence GTGAGTACACCTATGCCAAACGGAGTCGAGGCGCAGGTTTTCACCGTCACCCAGTTAAATCGAGTCATCAAGGAACGTCTCGAATCGGATCCTCGACTCGTTCAATGTCATGTCTCTGGTGAAATCTCGAACTTTAAGCATCATTCAAGTGGCCACATGTACTTCACGCTCAAAGACGAACAGAGCCGCATTCGTGCAGTGATGTTTGCAGGTCGCAACCGACGGCTCCGGTTTCGACCCGAGGACGGCATGCGTGTCGTGTGTATTGGTGCCATTGGTGTGTTCGATCGCGATGGGCAATACCAGCTGTACATCGATGACATGCAACCTGACGGTGTTGGCGCCCTGTACATTCGATTCGAGCAGCTGCGAAATCAATTGCAGGCGGAGGGACTTTTTTCGCCGGATCGGAAGCGGCCTTTGCCACCCTACCCGACGCGCATTGGTGTGGTGACATCGGCAACGGGGGCGGTCATACGAGATATCTACACGACCATCGAGCGGAGGTACCCGTTGTCAAAAATTATTCTGGCGCCCGCTGCAGTCCAAGGGACGGAAGCAGCGAAGACCCTGGTACGAGGTTTGCGCCGTTTATGGTCACTGCAAGAAAGCGTTGATGTGATCATTATCGGACGCGGTGGCGGATCGCTGGAGGAGTTGTGGCCGTTTAACGAAGAAATGGTTGCGCGGGCTGTCGCTGCTTCCCCGGTGCCGGTTGTGTCTGCCGTTGGTCACGAGACGGATGTGACCATCTGTGATTTTGTCGCCGATGTTCGCGCAGCGACACCGACCGCAGCGGCCGAACTTGTTGCGCCACATCGCCAGGATATTCACTATCAGCTGGCGCAGGCGGTATCGAGATCGTATGGGGCGGTGACAGGGAAGCTGAAGGGGCATCGACAAAGATTGTCCGACCTTCGCGAACGGCCCGTTCTTCGACAGCCCGCACGGATTATTCAAGTTCATCGACAGTCGGTGGACTACATGGAAAGCCGCGTTCGTGATGGTCTCGTTCGTCCCATGCGACAGGCGACAAAACAATTGGCGGATAGCGAGCGGAGACTGGCGCGGGTGGACTTACACCGCCGACTGGTTACGTTGCGTTACCGCACGCAAACTTTGGCTCAGCAAAGTGCGCAGTTGACGAAGCGACAGATTGAGCAAGGCGGGGCAAAACTGGATCGGCAGATTGCTATGCTCGAAGCCATGAATCCGCTTCGTGTTTTGCGACGGGGATATAGTGTTGTTTATGATGAGGGACAGAACCGCATTATTTCGAGCATCAAAGACTTGCCGCCTGGCAAGCGGATCGACGTGCGCGTTGCCGACGGAACGGTCACGGCACAAGTAACAACCGAAAAGGGGGTATATTCCGGTGGAGAACAAACCAAACTTGACATTTGA
- the xseB gene encoding exodeoxyribonuclease VII small subunit, which produces MENKPNLTFEDAMKRLEEIVRQLEAGELPLSESLEKYQESMQLVKFCREQLDKAELQLEQLSFDDGDEIAEKSVVGEVSDAE; this is translated from the coding sequence GTGGAGAACAAACCAAACTTGACATTTGAGGACGCGATGAAGCGATTGGAGGAAATTGTCCGTCAGTTGGAGGCAGGTGAACTGCCACTTTCTGAGTCGCTGGAAAAGTATCAGGAGTCCATGCAGTTAGTCAAATTTTGTCGTGAGCAATTAGACAAAGCCGAGTTACAGTTGGAACAGCTTTCCTTTGATGACGGCGATGAGATAGCGGAGAAGTCAGTTGTCGGTGAAGTCAGTGACGCAGAGTGA
- a CDS encoding polyprenyl synthetase family protein, producing MTSYLEICKTEVNAYLSSMFWGGERAARLFEAMNYSLLTDGKRLRPALCMATAESFGVSRQETLPAAAAIEMIHCYSLIHDDLPCMDDDDLRRGKPTNHKVYGEAMALLAGDGLLTEAFARISRRMPSVTAERQLRMVQLLALRSGANGMVGGQAVDIEMTGRSGSLDDVHFIHLNKTARLIQASIEIGALFPELTEIQFRALSIYGEALGLAFQMIDDVLDVVGSREQLGKTPGKDEQENKLTFPRFIGVDATRERARATIERGETALREAGIARSPLFELQEQILERSH from the coding sequence ATGACGTCGTATTTAGAGATTTGTAAAACTGAAGTAAATGCATACCTGTCGTCCATGTTTTGGGGAGGGGAACGTGCAGCCCGCCTCTTTGAGGCCATGAACTATAGCCTCCTAACGGACGGAAAACGGTTGCGTCCCGCATTGTGCATGGCGACGGCGGAAAGCTTTGGTGTCTCACGGCAGGAGACGCTGCCGGCAGCAGCAGCCATCGAAATGATTCATTGTTATTCGCTCATTCATGATGATTTGCCGTGTATGGACGACGACGACTTGCGTCGGGGGAAACCGACGAACCACAAGGTTTACGGCGAAGCCATGGCGCTGTTGGCCGGCGATGGGCTTTTAACTGAGGCGTTTGCTCGAATCTCTCGGAGAATGCCAAGCGTGACTGCTGAACGGCAGCTGAGGATGGTTCAACTTCTTGCACTGCGAAGTGGCGCAAACGGCATGGTCGGTGGACAAGCTGTGGACATTGAAATGACCGGTCGCAGTGGGTCGTTGGATGACGTTCACTTCATTCACCTGAACAAGACGGCTCGGTTGATTCAGGCGTCAATTGAAATCGGTGCTTTGTTTCCAGAGTTGACTGAGATACAATTTCGTGCTTTATCCATTTATGGTGAGGCGCTTGGCTTGGCGTTTCAAATGATCGATGATGTCCTTGACGTTGTCGGATCGCGGGAACAATTAGGAAAAACGCCCGGAAAGGACGAACAGGAGAACAAATTAACGTTCCCACGGTTTATCGGAGTTGACGCGACTCGAGAGCGTGCGCGTGCAACGATAGAACGTGGGGAAACGGCACTGAGGGAAGCTGGTATTGCTAGGAGTCCGCTCTTTGAGTTACAGGAACAAATTCTGGAACGGAGTCACTAA